In Bradyrhizobium sp. 200, the sequence GATCTGCCCGCCTCCGCCGAAGCGCTCGCGGTGACGGCGGATGTCACAAGGGAGGACGAGGTCGCGGAATATGTCCGCGCCACCCTCGACAGGTTCGGCACGATCGATGCGTTCTACAACAACGCCGGCATCGAGGGCGACATCAAGCCGATCCCGGAATATTCGCTGGAGAGTTTTCGGCGCGTGCTCGACGTCAATGTCGTCGGTGTCTTTCTCGGCATGAAGCATGTGCTGCCGGTGATGCTGAAACAGAACAAGGGCAGCATCATCAACACCGCCTCCATCGCCGGCCTGATGGGATCGCCGATGATCGCCGTCTACAGCGCCAGCAAGCACGCGGTGATCGGTCTCACCAAGAGCGCCGCCTGGGAATGCACCGGCACCGGCGTGCGGGTCAATTGCGTCTGCCCCGGCCTGATCGACAGCCGGATGCTGAGCACCATCCTGCAGGGCCGCAATCCCGGCAACGAGCCGCCGCCGAACGAGAAGATCGTCGACCGGATTCCGGCGCGGCGGCTCGGACAGGCGTCCGAAGTCGCCTCCATCGTGGCATTCCTCGCCTCCGACGAGGCAAGCTACGTCTCGGGCTCCGCCTATACCGTGGACGGCGGCCGCACCGCCGCCTGAGCTTTCCATCAACGCATGAGGCCTTCGCAAACCATGCCCGTCACGCTCGATCCCGATGCCGCCGCCGTCTACAAGGCTTTTCAGGAAGCTGGCCGTCCCGCCTATGAAACGCTGACCGCACCGGAAGCGCGCGAGTATTACCGGAACGCCCGCGTCGTCATGAACCCCGAGCCGCCCGCGCTCGAATCGAACAAGCCGCTGTCGATCCCTGCGCCGCACGGCGCGATCCCGGCGCGCATCTACACCCCGAAGACGCTGCGGAAGAACAACGGCCTTGCGCCGTGCCTGGTGTTCTTTCACGGCGGCGGCTGGGTGATCGGCGATCTCGATACCCATGAAGTGGCCTGCCAGAAGCTTGCCCATGAAGGCGAGTTGATCGTCATCTCGGTCGACTATCGGCTGGCGCCGGAGCACAAATTTCCTGCCGCTGTCGACGACGCCATCACCGCGACCAAGTGGATCGCCGCCAACGCCAGCCAGTTCGGCATCGACGCGACGCACTTGCTGGTCGGCGGCGATAGCGCCGGCGGCAATCTCGCCGCCGTCGTGGCGCTTGCCGCGCGCGACGGCGACGGCCCAAAGCTCGCCGGCCAGGTGCTGGTCTATCCCGCCACCGATTTTGCGATGGGCCATCCCTCGCACAGCGAGCCCGAGACCAGCATTTTGCTGACGCACTCCGTGATCAAATGGTTCTGCAACCATTATCTGAACGGCGCTGATGACATTGGCCATTGGAAGGCCTCGCCCGCGCGCGCGAAAACGCTCGCAGGCCTGCCGCCGTCCTATGTGCTGACGGCGGGCGCCGATCCGCTGCGTGACGAGGGCGCCGAATACGCCGCGCGGCTCAAGGAAGCCGGCGTGCCCATGACCTACCGGCACTTCCCCGGCCAGTTCCACGGCTTCTTCACCATGGGCAAGCTCCTGCAGCAGGCCAACGTCGCGGTCAGCGAGATTGCCGGCTGGATGAAGGCGCTGAAATAACGCACATTGCAGATTGCGACCTGAACCCGTGAATTTCTCTCGCGCTTATCCGAGGCCATTGTGATCGAACCCATCCTCGTCTTCGGGATACCCGTCGACTTCATCCTGTTCGCGCTGACGCTGCTCGGGGTCGCGCTGTTCCATCACAAGACGCTTCAGGTCGCGCTGACCGGCCTCGCCGCGATCATCGTCTACAAACTGGTCTTCACCGGTTTCAAGCAGGGTGCGGGCCTGGACGGCCTTGGCCACCACATGGCGCATGAGTGGGTCACGCTCGCCAACCTGTTCCTGCTGCTGATGGGGTTTGCGCTGCTATCCCGGCATTTCGAGGAAAGCCGGATTCCGGATGAGATGCCGGCGCTGTTGCCGGACGACTGGAAGGGCGGCGTTGTCCTGCTCGTCCTGGTGTTCGTGCTGTCGAGCTTCCTTGACAACATCGCCGCCGCCCTGATCGGCGGTACCGTTGCGCGGCACGTATTCCGCGGCAAGGTCCATATCGGCTATCTCGCGGCAATCGTCGCGGCTTCGAACGCCGGCGGCTCCGGCAGCGTCGTCGGCGACACCACCACGACCATGATGTGGATCGCCGGCGTCAGCCCGCTCGCCGTGGTGGAGGCCTATATCGCGGCCATCGTCGCCATGCTGATCTTCGCGGTACCCGCCTCGATTCAGCAACATCGCTATTCGCCGATCCAGAAGGATGCACCGAAAGGCCTGAAGATCGATCCGGTGCGGGTTCTCATCGTCGCCGCCATTCTGATCGCCGCGCTGGCCGCGAACATCACCGCCAATTTGAAATTTCCCGCTCTGCTCGATACCGTCCCCGTTCTCGGCATCGCCGTCTGGGTGGTCATTCTGCTGACGGCAGGATGGCGTGCGCCGGATTGGAAGGTGATGCCGGAGACCTTCAAGGGCACCGTCTTCCTGCTTGCGCTCGTCACCGCGGCCTCGCTGATGCCGGTCGAGAAACTGCCGGCCGCTTCATGGCCCACCGCGCTCGGCCTCGGCTTCGTCTCTGCCGTGTTCGACAACATCCCCCTCACCGCTCTCGCGCTGAAGCAAGGCGGCTACGACTGGGGCTATCTGGCCTATGCCGTAGGTTTCGGCGGATCGATGATCTGGTTCGGCTCTTCGGCCGGCGTCGCGCTGTCGAACATGTATCCGGAAGCCAAATCCGTCGGGCGCTGGGTCAGCCAGGGCTGGCCCGTGGCTGTGGCCTATGTCGTCGGGTTCCTTGTGATGCTGGCGGTACTCGGCTGGCACCCCGACAAGCCGCTTTAGCCTCCCCCTGATCGGCCCATCATCCGTGGCCGGCTGGGCTGTACCGACTCAGGCCGCAATGTTATCCAAGTTTCATACTAGCTGTCGCACGCAACAAGTCTGCCGGTGATTCGGCAGCAATCCGCGAGGTGATTGCAATGGCATTTTTCAAGCGCGAGCTCGGCCCGCTTTTCAAGCGCGAGCTCGGCCCGATTGAGCGCTTCGAGAATGCGCTGAAGGACAAGGTCACGGCGCGGCAGAAGCTGGCCGAGCGATTGAGCGTCGCCGAGTCGGAACTTGCAGAAAAACGTACCGCAGCCGAACGGCTGGCGGTAGCCGGTGCCGCCAATGCGCGGCTTGACCGGGCAGAAGCCAGCATGCGCGCCGTCGAGGACCGCACCAAGACACTGCGTGCCGAACTGCTGGAATTCGACGAGCAGGTCGCTTCGGCCGAACGCGCGCTGGCTGATGCCAAAGCCCAGCGCGACCGCGATGCGATGGCGGACCAGATCGAGGCGATGGCAGCGGCGATCGAGCGGGCCGCGCCGGGATTTGACGGCGGCGCCACCGCGCTGGTCGAGGCCGTCACCAAAGCCGCGATGTCGATACCGGAAGCGACCAGGTTCTCGAGCAACGTGGATGCCGTGCGCCGCGAGGTTCTCGCGGCGGCCGACTTGATATGTTGGGAACTGCGGTCCGCAGCGGTGCGCACACGTGCCGGCAACGCCAACCTCGCCAGCATCACGCTATCCGAATCGGAGCAACTGGCCTCGGCGGAGATCGATCGGCAGTTGATTTACACCCTCCATCCCCTGCTTTGGCGCGAGGGCGACGAGGTGCGCAAGGTTCCGGCCTTTGCGCTGGTCGGGCTACCCAAAGCGCTGCTGCCGATAGCGCTGCAGCATCAGCATGTGGACCATCTCAACGCCCGCCGAGTGCAGACGCTGATGCATCTTCATGGCAGCGCCGGACTCAATGGCGAACCTGAGCAGGATGATCCGCAGCTCGTCGATCTCGATGCCTTGCTCGCAGAGGAGATGCCGAGCGCGCAAGCCGACGTCGCGTAAGCCGGGCAACGGCACTCGGTCGTCGAGCGCCGCAGATCGTCGAATGACGAGCAGGCCTGACGGCCTCGTCAAATCAAGAATCCCGCCGCGCCTCGCAGTCACTGCGGCGGACCGGCCGCGGATGACCACCAGCAAGCGCTGAACCAACGGTCGTGGCCACTTCTTCGGAAATCGGGTGGCCACCACGCCTCCATCCTGCAATCCCAACGCTGGCGAAGCAGGCCGTGCCGTTGTCGGCCTGGTGGTGAGCGACCGGAGAATCGACGGTTACTTTTCGCTGGGCCGGGTGGATTTCCACAGATGACAGCCTTTCGAACGCGCCTACCCCGCCCTTGCCGCACGGCGCAGCGACTGCGGGGGCTGGCCGAAGGCGCGGATGAAGGCGCGGCGCATCCGTTCCGGATCGCGGAAGCCGGTGGTTTGCGCGACGCGCTCGATCGCTTCGCTGGAAGACTGCACGCGCTGCCGCGCCACCTCGATGCGCAACCGCTCCACCGCCTTTGACGGCGTGGTGCCGGTCTCCGCCATGAAGGCGCGGGTGAAATGCCGCGAACTCATGCCGGCCTGCTCGGCAAGGTCCTCGACCGTCAGCGGCGCATCGAGATGCTCGCGCGCCCAGGCCAGCAGCGGCCCGAAGCGGCCGTTCGGCGCCTTCAATTCCAGCAGCGAAGAGAACTGCGACTGGCCGCCGCTGCGGCGGTGATAGAGCACGAGCTGCTTGGCGGTCTTCTGCGCGATCTCGTCGCCATAATCTTCCGCGATCATCGCCAGCGACAGATCGATGCCGGCCGATATCCCGGCCGAGGTCCAGACGTCGCCGTCGCGCACGAAGATGCGGTCGGGCTCCAGCTTCACCTGCGGATAGGTCTTGAGAAAGTGGCGCGTGCGCTGCCAATGCGTGGTGGCGCGGCGGCCATCGAGCAGGCTGGCCTCGGCGAGGATATAGGCGCCGGAGCAGACACTGGCGATGCGGATGCCGCGCCTGGCGAGCGCGCGCACGAAGCCGAGCGTCTTCTCGCAGGTCGCCGCCTGCCGCACGCCCTCGCCGCCTGCAATGATCAGCGTCGTGATCGCGGATGCCGATTTCAAACCCCTCGCGACGATCTCGATGCCCGACGATGAGCGCACTGGTCCCGGCGTCACCGCCAGAACGCGGATCTCGGGAGTCCCCTCGGCAAAGCGCGCCGCGATCTCGAAGGCCGAAATCGGCCCCGCAGCGTCGAGCAACTGGAAATCCGGAAATACGAGGACGCCGATCATGATGCTGGCCCGCTTCTGGCTGATGTCCCGTTTGGCCTATGTCCTAAAATGAGGGAAATATGCCGTTTCGGACATGAAGCGACCATGTCAGGATGCCTCCCGTCAAGCCAAATTTTCCGGAGGTCACGATGCCCGCGCCATCTCCTACGCCCACGCCGCTGCAGATCGGTCTCGTGCTATTCCCGCGCGTCACCCAGCTCGATTTCACCGGCCCGTTGCAGGTGTTCTCCAGCCTGCCCGGCGCCAACGTTCATCTGGTCTGGAAGCGGATCGAGCCGGTCACGAGCGATTCCGTGCTGATGCTGACGCCGACCACGACCTTTGCGGACTGCCCGCAGCTCGACGTCATCTGCGTGCCGGGCGGGTTCGGCACCGACGACATGATCAACGACGAGGAGATGCTGGCCTTCCTGCGCAAGCAGGCCCCAGGCGCCAGATACATCACCTCGGTCTGCACGGGTTCGCTGGTGCTCGGCGCGGCGGGCCTGCTCAAAGGCTATCGCGCGGCGACGCATTGGACGGCGATGGACTTCCTGAAAGCCTTCGGCGCGATCCCGACCAAGACGCGCGTCTGCGTCGACCGCAACCGGGTCACCGGTGGCGGCGTCACCGCAGGCATCGATTTCGCGCTGACGCTGGTCTCGCTGCTGCACGACCAAAAGACCGCGGAAATGATCCAGCTCCGGCTCGAATACAACCCAGCGCCGCCGTTCAATTCAGGTTCGCCCGATACCGCGCCGCCAGAAGTCCTCGCCTTCATGAAAGATCGGATTGCGCAGGCGCAGATCCGCCGCGGCGAAATGATCGACCGCGCCGCCGCGCGGATGGTGTAAGCGCCGCCGTCATGCCCGCGAAGGCGGGCATGCAGTAATCGCAGGCGTCAATTGGAGCCCGAGATCACGGGGTACTGGACCGTCCGCCCCCAGTGCGCGATTGCGCACAAGGCGGACGATGACAAAAAACAACACACGATGTCGCGCGAACACAGAAAAAGGCCGCCTGGTTTCCCAGACGACCTTTCCTGTCCTACGGCAGCCACACATTAGCGGGCGATTTCAGAGCCTCTGCACCGGGGGCCTATTTCCCGGCCGTATCCTGATCGGTGACCGCTGCAAATCGGGGCAGTCGCGACTGGAGCCCGACACCGACGCGATGGTTTCCCATCTCCGTAAGATGGCTACATTGAGCCGCGATAACGCGGATGACGCAAGGTGGCTGCAGCGGATGTCCCCGCTGATCCCATTATTCACAGGGTCGATGACTGTGGTCTAAGGCGCATGCAACCGCGGTACGACCGCGACGCGCGGGAATGACGATCGTCTCAGCTTCCCGGTGTCCAGGCCTGGTAGTCGCCGGTCGCCTTGGGGCGGCGGCCGCTCGCGAGCGTCGAGCCGGAGGGACGGTAGGCTGCGGGCGTGCCGGTCAGGTTAGGAACATGCGGCTTTTCCCATTCCCGCGGCGTGTAGCTCTCTTCGGTCGGCGCGACGTCGACAGTGTGATGCAACCAGCCATGCCATGACGGCGGCACCCGGCTCGCTTCGGCATATCCGTTGTAGATCACCCAGCGCCTTTCGAAGCCGAGCGTCGGATCGATCTTGCGGCCTTTGGTGCGATAGTAGCGGTTGCCCTGCTCGTCCTGGCCGACCAGCTCGCCGAATCGCCACGTCCACAATTGCGTGCCGAACGTCTGGCCGTTCCACCAGGTGAAAAATTTTAGCAGAAACAGCTTCATGAGGGCTCGGCCGGTTCGAGATGTCGTGTCGCTCTGATGCCACCGGCGCGGCGGATTGTCCAGACAAGGGCTGATATTCCAGCCCTGCCCATCGTCTGGGTCCACCGGCCCGATTTCGACAGCTTTTGCCGCGGAACCGGCGCAATCCGTTCATTTCGCATACAGCTCCGGCGGGACAGGCTCGGTAGGCGCACGATCGGTGCGTGGGTTTGGGAACGTCCACCTCCGAAGATGGTTGAAACCCATACCCCGGAAATGGAGCCTAAGATGATCAATCTGAAAGTATTAAGTACAGCAGCCGCGATCACGCTTGTATTGCCGTTAGTCGCGCCGAGCATCAGCGCCGTGGAGGCCCAGGAAGGCAGAGGCGGCGCGGGCGGCGGAGCTCGGGCCGGTGGCGGTGGCGGCGCAGCTATCGGCGGTGGCGGTGGCTTTAGAGGCGGTGGCTCCGTCGCACCCGGCGGTGGTGGTGGCTTTAGAGGCGGCGGCATGGCCGCCGCACCCAGTGGTGGCAGCTTCAGAGCCGGAGGCATGGCCGTTGCACCCAGCGGTGGTGGCAGCTTCAGAGGTGGTGGCGTGGCCGTTGCACCCGGCGGTGGTGGCGGCTTCAGAGGTGGCGCGGTTGCCAGCACGGAAGGCCGCGGACCCGGCTTTGTCCGGCCCGCACCCGGCGTCGGTGGAGGTGCCGTCGCGGGTGGTGGCTACTACGGCGGCCGTTACCATCATCACCGTTATCGTGGAGGCTTCTGGCCGGGCTTCGCGATCGGCGCCGGCATCGGATCGGCTTATGGCTATTACGATAACAACCCCTACTACTACGATGACTCGTACTACGATGACAGCGTGGTCGCCGCAGCGCCGCCGGCCGGCGATGATTCCGTCGCGTACTGTATGCAGAGGTACAAATCCTACGATCCAGCGTCCGGAACCTACCTTGGCTATGACGGCCAGCGGCATCCCTGCCCGGCCCAATAGCAGGATTACGTGAGTTCGAAGGGCGGCGCACTTCCATGCGCCGCCCTTTTCGTTCCAAAAATTACGCGCGCAGCGCTACCGTCACCCCGCCCAGCGCGAACACCATCGCCGCGACCTCGCGCAGGCCGAGCGGCTCGCCCAGCATCGCCGCCGCCGCCAGCACGCCGACGACAGGGACCAGCAATGTTCCAATCGAGGCCGTCGCCGCCGGCAGCCGCTCCAGCGCGGCAAACCAGCACACGTGGCAAAGACTGAACTGGATCAGCGTCATATAGAGTAGCGACGCCCAGCCGACGTATGACAACGCGGAAAGTTGCGGCTGCTCGACCGCGAGGCCAACGATCGCGATCGGCAGGCAGCCGAGCCCGATCTGCCAGGTGGCCAGCGACAGCGGCGGCATCGCCAGCGGGAAATGTTTGGTCAATACGGTGCCGAGGCCGACGCACACCGCGCCGGCCAGCGCGCATGCGATGCCCGGCAACTTCTCGACGCTGGCCTCGATGCCGTTGCCGCCGATCAGCATGGCGATGCCGGCGAGCGCGACCGTCAGCGCGAGGGCACGGAGCGGTGATAACCGTTCCCCCAGGATCGGCCATGCCAGGAACGCCACCCAGACCGGAATCGATATGCCGAGCACCGCGGCCTCGCTGGCGCTCAGCCACAACAGCGCCAGCCCCATGAACGCGACCCAGCCGCCGATCGTCAGCATGGAAACAATTAGCAATCTTAGCCACATCGGCCGCGGCACGCTCAATTTCTGCCGCCGCGCAAGCGCAAACAGCGCCAATGCCGCAGCACCGACGATGCCGCACAGGCCGCGCGAGGACAATGGCGGCCATTCGGTCAGCAAATGTTTCATGATCGGGAAATTGAGGCCCCACCCCACCGACGTGACGGCGAGCAGGACGAGCCCGAGCGGCGACAGCCGCCCCGCGCGATTGGTCGGGAGCATGGCAGGCTAGATCCGGAACCGGAAGTACATTTTGTTCTCGTTCTGACACAGCGAAACGGAATTGCCCTCAACAACTTTTATGTGCACTCTATCATACAGACGACCTGTCGGCGTTTCGACTTAATCGTCACGTGGGATGCGCGAGTCGCTTAAGTCGCCGCCCGAGGAAGAAGGAATCATCGTGCCGCGCGTTCTCGTGGTCGATGACGACCCGATGGTCTGCGTTGCTATCGAGGTTTGTCTGACGCGCAAGGGGTTCGAGGTCACCGTTGCCGACGGTGGTGAAGCGGGAATGCGCGCACTCGAATCCTTCGATTTCGACGTCATGCTGATCGACGTGTTCATGCCGCACATGCGCGGCTTCGAATCGATCCGGATGTTTCGCGAGCGCAAGCCGGATGTGCCGATTGTCGCGATGTCCGGCTACGCCTTCGCCAACACCGAACGCGCGCCGGATTTCCTGCGGATGACCATCGAGCTCGGCGCGGCATGCTGCCTGCGCAAGCCGTTCACGCCGGATGCACTGTTGACCTCGGTCAATCAGTGCATCACCACACCGAAAGCTTCCGCGCGCCACTCGAAATAGTGAAGTAAGCAACTGGCAATGCCCTCGCAGCGTATCATCCTTGGAATTGGCCTCGCCATCCTCCTCGTCATCGGCGCTGCCTCGATCGGTCTGGACCTCAAGTCGCGGTCCGATATCGCTTCCGTCGACCGTGCGCTTGGAATACTCGCAAAAATCTCGGACATGCGCCCGTTGCTGCGCCGGGCGGAAAGCGCGGCGCGCGCCTTTGCGATCAACGGCGATCAGGAGTTTGCCAGGGAATATCGCGAGGCCAGCGACGCGATCCTGCCGGCGCTGGCGGCACTGATCGAGGCCGTCAGGGACAATCCGGTCGAAAAGCAGCTCATCGAAGAAACAAACGCGCTGGTGGAGCGCCAGGTTACAGTCAACGGCGAGCTGATCAGGCGCCGAACGATGGGAGACACCGCCGCGGTCGCGGCGCTTGTCGGCCAGGAAGACCGGGCGGCGACGGCCGCGATTGCCGCGAACCTTGAAAAGACGGTGGCGGAAGAACGCCGGCTGCTTTTCGCGAGACGCGCCGAATCCGAAACCAACGGCAGGTTCCTGCTGGCGATCGATCTCGCCGGCGTCGCGCTGATTCTGATTCTCGCCACCGTTCTGACGGTATCGGCCCGCCGCTCGCGCCGGGCACTGCAGGATTCGCTGAGTGCCACCCAGGCCTCCAACGAGGCGCTGGAGGCCGCGGTCGCCGAGCGCACCGAGCATCTGGTTGCCGCGCATGCCGTCCTGCGGAGCACCTTTCACAGCATGGCGGAGGCGGTGCTGGTCATCGACACCAAGGGAGAGGTATTGCTCTCCAATCCGGCCGCCGAGAAGATGCTGCGCTTCCGCCCCGGAATGACGGTGGAACTGCTGCGGTCGCTCAGCACGGTGTTTCAGGCCGACGGCGTCACGCCGCTGCCGGTCCACGACATGCCTGCCTCGCGCGCGCTGCGCGGCGAAACGTTCGACGCCACCGAAATCGTGGTGCGCCCCGTCAGCGGCAATCCACCCGTTCATCTCATGATCAGTGGCCGGCCGCTGCGCGATGCCTCGGGCGCCATCAGCGGCGCGGCGCTGGTCTATCACGACGCCACCGCCTCGCGCGAAACCGAACACAAGCTGCAGCAATCGCAGAAGCTCGACGCCATCGGCAAGCTCACCGGCGGCGTCGCGCACGACTTCAACAACATGCTGACGGTGATCACCGGCACCACCGAAACGCTGGTCGCGGGGCTTGCGCACGAGCCGCAGTTGCAGAAGACGGCCGAACTGATCGACCAGGCGGCGGAACGCTGCAGCGAGCTGATCCAGCACCTGCTCGCCTTCGCCCGCCGCCAGCCGCTGCAGCCGCGCAATGTCGACATCAACGCCACCGTGCTCGACATCGCCAAACTGCTTCGGCCGACGCTTGGCGAGCAGATCGAGGTCAACTCGATCCTCGAACAGGAAGTGGCGACCGCCCATATCGACGCCTCGCAGCTCGCCAACTCCCTGCTCAACATGGCGATCAACGCCCGCGACGCGATGCCGAACGGCGGCAAGCTCTTGCTGGAGACGCGCAATGTCGTGCTCGACGAAGCCTATGCGCAGGCCAATCCCGGCCTGAAGCCCGGCCCCTATGTGATGCTCGCGGTCAGCGACACCGGCACCGGCATGCCGCAGGACGTGCTCGACAAGGTGTTCGAGCCGTTCTTCACCACTAAGGAGGTCGGCAAGGGTTCGGGCCTTGGCCTGAGCATGGTCTACGGCTTCGTCAAGCAATCGGGCGGGCACATCCGGATCTACAGCGAGGCCGGCCACGGCACCACGATCAAGCTCTATCTGCCGCCCGCCCGCGGCCAGGTCGAGGCAGCACCAGCCGCGGCGCCGCCGCTGCCGCATGGCAACGAAACCATCATGGTGGTGGAGGACGATGCGCTGGTGCGCAATTTCGTCACCACGCAATTGCAGAGCCTCGGCTACCGCACGCTGGGCGCCGCCAATGGACCGGCGGCGATGCTGATGGTTGACAATGGCGAGCCGTTCGACCTCCTGTTCACCGACGTCATCATGCCCGGCGGCATGACCGGCCGGCAGTTGGCCGACGCGGTGGCCAAACGCCGCCCCGGCATCAAGGTGCTCTACACATCAGGCTATACCGACAACGCGATCGTGCATCAGGGCCGCCTCGACCCCGGCGTACTGCTGCTGACCAAGCCGTATCGAAAGTCCCAACTGGCCAACATGGTCCGCCGCGCGCTGACAGGGTGACCAAGGCGCAAGCCTCTTTTGCGGCGTCGTCTTTTATGCCGACTTGATGTATGAATGGATGATATGTTGGACGAAGGGATTCGGGGGAAGAGCCAAGTCTAATGGCCGACGTGATCTACAAGCGCCTCTATTTCGATTGGGGCGGACGCTGCGCCTATTGCGACGTTGGACTGTCCCGGATGAAGACCGGCGGCAAGGTCAGGGCCAGCATCGACCATTTCATCCCGCTCTCCAAGGGAGGCCGGAACGGCCGGAGCAACCGCGTGCTCTCCTGTTACCCCTGCAATCTCGCCAAGGGCGACACCGACCCGCGCGAAACCAATCATTGGCCCGAAGTCGAACGCCGGCTTGCCGAGATCGCCGCTTCGCCGATGCTCAGTCACGGGAAGCTCAAACAGCTGCTTCCTGAACTGGTGAAACAGATTGCCGTCTAGGGGTGCGCCTCCTCGACTTCAACGCCTTCCGGCCTTATATTGCGGCCATGACAAAGCTCCTCGATGAAGCAGTAGAGGCCGTGCGTCGCCTTCCGTCGGCCGACCAGGATGACATCGCGCTTGCCATTATGCGGCTTGCGGGCTCTGATCCAACCGCGCCGGTTGTCCTTTCGTCCGATGAACGCGAAGCGATTGCCCGCTCCAAGGCCGCAGCCCAGCGCGGCGAATTCGCAACTGACGAACAGGTACGGGCCGTGTGGGCCAAGCACGGCCTATGAGGCTGCGCTATACGCTTCCCGCGCTCGCCGATCTCACATCGATACTGGACTACGTCGCTGATCGCTCCCCACAGGGAGCTGCGCGCATCCATAGCCGAATTCGCGCGGTCACCGATGTGGTTCTGCAATATCCGCTGGCCGGCGCTGTAACCGATGATCCCACTATTCGGCGCATCGCAGCAACACCTTATCCCATCTCATCTTCTACGAGACGACTGATGCTGAAATCATCATTCACGCGGTACGCCACGGCGCGCGCGATCCTTCCGACAAGCTAAGATCGGAGTGAGTCTCGCAGAATTGTCGGCCGGGTCCGGCAAAGCACCGGCTGCGTAGAATTGGACGCTGCCTCTGACGCCACGGCAACTGAGCAACCGCCCATCTTCGTCCGTCGTGGCTCGCATTTCGAACTGCGTTACGCCCCCTCACTGCGAGCCCGATCCGCCCGCCACGATCTTCTCGTTCAGTTTCTGATCGACGATCTCGACCGTGCAGTCGATCTCGGCACTGGGTGCGCCGAGCTGATGCGAGATCAACTTCATCTTTGCCGCGCATGCGGCGGATATCATTGCGAAAAAGGCACGCTCACTGTCCGCTGGCAGAAGGAAAGGTACATGATCAACTATACTTATAGTTGACAACCGTTGGCGGCGGTGAAATCATCCACTATATCTATAGTTGGCGGGAGTGAGATGGACATCCAGTTCACAGATCGCGAAATTGACGTGATGGAAGTGCTTTGGGAGCGAGGGCCGTCACTGGTCGGGGAAGTCCGGGCCGCCCTGAAGGATGAACTAGCTTACACCACCG encodes:
- a CDS encoding DMT family transporter, which encodes MLPTNRAGRLSPLGLVLLAVTSVGWGLNFPIMKHLLTEWPPLSSRGLCGIVGAAALALFALARRQKLSVPRPMWLRLLIVSMLTIGGWVAFMGLALLWLSASEAAVLGISIPVWVAFLAWPILGERLSPLRALALTVALAGIAMLIGGNGIEASVEKLPGIACALAGAVCVGLGTVLTKHFPLAMPPLSLATWQIGLGCLPIAIVGLAVEQPQLSALSYVGWASLLYMTLIQFSLCHVCWFAALERLPAATASIGTLLVPVVGVLAAAAMLGEPLGLREVAAMVFALGGVTVALRA
- a CDS encoding alpha/beta hydrolase, with the translated sequence MPVTLDPDAAAVYKAFQEAGRPAYETLTAPEAREYYRNARVVMNPEPPALESNKPLSIPAPHGAIPARIYTPKTLRKNNGLAPCLVFFHGGGWVIGDLDTHEVACQKLAHEGELIVISVDYRLAPEHKFPAAVDDAITATKWIAANASQFGIDATHLLVGGDSAGGNLAAVVALAARDGDGPKLAGQVLVYPATDFAMGHPSHSEPETSILLTHSVIKWFCNHYLNGADDIGHWKASPARAKTLAGLPPSYVLTAGADPLRDEGAEYAARLKEAGVPMTYRHFPGQFHGFFTMGKLLQQANVAVSEIAGWMKALK
- a CDS encoding GlxA family transcriptional regulator, with translation MIGVLVFPDFQLLDAAGPISAFEIAARFAEGTPEIRVLAVTPGPVRSSSGIEIVARGLKSASAITTLIIAGGEGVRQAATCEKTLGFVRALARRGIRIASVCSGAYILAEASLLDGRRATTHWQRTRHFLKTYPQVKLEPDRIFVRDGDVWTSAGISAGIDLSLAMIAEDYGDEIAQKTAKQLVLYHRRSGGQSQFSSLLELKAPNGRFGPLLAWAREHLDAPLTVEDLAEQAGMSSRHFTRAFMAETGTTPSKAVERLRIEVARQRVQSSSEAIERVAQTTGFRDPERMRRAFIRAFGQPPQSLRRAARAG
- a CDS encoding DJ-1/PfpI family protein, with product MPAPSPTPTPLQIGLVLFPRVTQLDFTGPLQVFSSLPGANVHLVWKRIEPVTSDSVLMLTPTTTFADCPQLDVICVPGGFGTDDMINDEEMLAFLRKQAPGARYITSVCTGSLVLGAAGLLKGYRAATHWTAMDFLKAFGAIPTKTRVCVDRNRVTGGGVTAGIDFALTLVSLLHDQKTAEMIQLRLEYNPAPPFNSGSPDTAPPEVLAFMKDRIAQAQIRRGEMIDRAAARMV
- a CDS encoding SDR family oxidoreductase, with product MPDRIRLDGRVAVVTGAAGVIGTATIRLLAERGARIVAVDRREQDLAAAIKDLPASAEALAVTADVTREDEVAEYVRATLDRFGTIDAFYNNAGIEGDIKPIPEYSLESFRRVLDVNVVGVFLGMKHVLPVMLKQNKGSIINTASIAGLMGSPMIAVYSASKHAVIGLTKSAAWECTGTGVRVNCVCPGLIDSRMLSTILQGRNPGNEPPPNEKIVDRIPARRLGQASEVASIVAFLASDEASYVSGSAYTVDGGRTAA
- a CDS encoding NADH:ubiquinone oxidoreductase subunit NDUFA12, whose translation is MKLFLLKFFTWWNGQTFGTQLWTWRFGELVGQDEQGNRYYRTKGRKIDPTLGFERRWVIYNGYAEASRVPPSWHGWLHHTVDVAPTEESYTPREWEKPHVPNLTGTPAAYRPSGSTLASGRRPKATGDYQAWTPGS
- a CDS encoding citrate transporter, translating into MIEPILVFGIPVDFILFALTLLGVALFHHKTLQVALTGLAAIIVYKLVFTGFKQGAGLDGLGHHMAHEWVTLANLFLLLMGFALLSRHFEESRIPDEMPALLPDDWKGGVVLLVLVFVLSSFLDNIAAALIGGTVARHVFRGKVHIGYLAAIVAASNAGGSGSVVGDTTTTMMWIAGVSPLAVVEAYIAAIVAMLIFAVPASIQQHRYSPIQKDAPKGLKIDPVRVLIVAAILIAALAANITANLKFPALLDTVPVLGIAVWVVILLTAGWRAPDWKVMPETFKGTVFLLALVTAASLMPVEKLPAASWPTALGLGFVSAVFDNIPLTALALKQGGYDWGYLAYAVGFGGSMIWFGSSAGVALSNMYPEAKSVGRWVSQGWPVAVAYVVGFLVMLAVLGWHPDKPL
- a CDS encoding BA14K family protein, whose product is MVETHTPEMEPKMINLKVLSTAAAITLVLPLVAPSISAVEAQEGRGGAGGGARAGGGGGAAIGGGGGFRGGGSVAPGGGGGFRGGGMAAAPSGGSFRAGGMAVAPSGGGSFRGGGVAVAPGGGGGFRGGAVASTEGRGPGFVRPAPGVGGGAVAGGGYYGGRYHHHRYRGGFWPGFAIGAGIGSAYGYYDNNPYYYDDSYYDDSVVAAAPPAGDDSVAYCMQRYKSYDPASGTYLGYDGQRHPCPAQ
- a CDS encoding response regulator — encoded protein: MPRVLVVDDDPMVCVAIEVCLTRKGFEVTVADGGEAGMRALESFDFDVMLIDVFMPHMRGFESIRMFRERKPDVPIVAMSGYAFANTERAPDFLRMTIELGAACCLRKPFTPDALLTSVNQCITTPKASARHSK